One part of the Ochotona princeps isolate mOchPri1 chromosome 18, mOchPri1.hap1, whole genome shotgun sequence genome encodes these proteins:
- the C18H18orf54 gene encoding lung adenoma susceptibility protein 2 isoform X2, with product MEITHFEEAMAKPNTKHRTCSPGSSVSALLASCNLSGSNSSNSAGSFHFKNKLYSSASEALQAYIEDYDLSRMYPGAAFENLDRIKQSNSLNLPNRRETFKDTDSISLTTDDLLKLPADGSLDLTYIRPGHRASKKNKKSFGRLGSLSVEQNSDFRDPATPMDKDKLVTPVVYTCRSGKQCGRLKNPKLVNRTNKCISESSSFFPKKSSFKDSSEHSAENNYPRWLTSRKSDLNVSGITSIPDSKYPVWLHSQDLLPDANGQQACKAFKEDQCSPRHSYQAQRTSRLTNKLDCFGYALEPSNFSNSLNVDKGLDNKYKCDLEHSHCQCENPLLQGQGKKPFSGDKIELLILKAKSNLEQSAEDLPRSVQKDDSPCSLDKLEAERSWENVPVPFKSPVPVSSEDSPPGSSRAKCANQVLEDFLNNDDQSCTLSGGRHHGPVEALKQMLFNLQAVQESFNQNKSTEPEEGLKQSSEDDFSTLQLRESMIPITKSLQKALHHLSRLRELVDDTSGKQPPKM from the exons ATGGAAATAACCCATTTTGAGGAAGCCATGGCCAAACCCAACACGAAACACAGGACGTGTTCTCCGGGATCTTCAGTCTCTGCTCTGCTGGCAAGCTGTAACCTGAGTGGGAGTAATTCCTCCAACTCTGCCGGCTCGTTTCACTTCAAGAACAAGCTGTACAGTTCTGCCTCTGAGGCTCTCCAGGCCTATATTGAGGATTATGACCTAAGTCGGATGTATCCAGGCGCAG CTTTTGAAAATCTTGATCGCATAAAGCAGTCCAACTCCTTAAACCTACCCAATAGAAGAGAGACTTTTAAAGACACAGACTCTATTAGCCTAACAACTGATGATCTGTTGAAACTTCCAGCGGATGGATCACTGGATCTCACTTACATCCGACCAGGGCATCGAGCgagcaagaaaaacaagaaaagcttCGGAAGATTGGGTTCACTGAGCGTGGAACAGAATTCAGATTTCCGGgaccctgccactcccatggacAAAGACAAATTAGTCACTCCTGTTGTGTACACATGCAGAAGTGGAAAGCAGTGTGGGAGGCTAAAAAACCCAAAACTTGTGAATAGAACCAATAAATGCATTTCTGAATCATCTTCCTTTTTTCCCAAGAAGTCATCTTTCAAGGACAGTTCAGAACACAGCGCTGAGAACAATTATCCAAGGTGGCTCACAAGCCGGAAATCCGACCTGAATGTCTCAGGAATCACTAGCATACCTGATTCCAAATATCCAGTCTGGCTCCACAGTCAAGATTTGCTACCTGACGCGAACGGTCAGCAGGCTTGTAAAGCATTTAAGGAAGATCAGTGTTCCCCTAGACACAGTTATCAGGCACAAAGAACTTCTCGGCTAACGAATAAATTGGATTGTTTTGGATATGCTCTGGAACCCTCAAACTTTTCCAATTCCTTGAATGTTGATAAAGGACTAGATAATAAGTACAAATGTGATCTTGAACATAGCCACTGTCAATGTGAAAATCCACTGCTCCAAGGACAAGGAAAAAAGCCATTCAGTG GTGACAAAATTGAATTGCTTATCCTGAAGGCCAAGAGCAATCTAGAGCAGAGTGCTGAAGACTTACCAAGGTCTGTGCAGAAGGATGACAGTCCTTGCTCGTTAGATAAACTTGAAGCAGAGCGATCGTGGGAAAATGTTCCTGTTCCTTT CAAATCTCCTGTCCCTGTTAGCTCTGAAGATAGTCCTCCTGGAAGTTCAAGGGCCAAGTGTGCTAATCAGGTTCTTGAAGACTTCTTAAATAATGACGATCAG AGTTGTACCCTTTCTGGAGGCAGACACCATGGTCCTGTTGAAGCCCTGAAACAAATGTTATTTAATCTTCAAGCAGTACAAGAAAGTTTTAATCAGAATAAAAGTACAGAGCCAGAAGAAGGACTCAAGCAG
- the C18H18orf54 gene encoding lung adenoma susceptibility protein 2 isoform X1, with protein MEITHFEEAMAKPNTKHRTCSPGSSVSALLASCNLSGSNSSNSAGSFHFKNKLYSSASEALQAYIEDYDLSRMYPGAGASPGRVSVDEGSTRARQFSSHGYKSHNAFENLDRIKQSNSLNLPNRRETFKDTDSISLTTDDLLKLPADGSLDLTYIRPGHRASKKNKKSFGRLGSLSVEQNSDFRDPATPMDKDKLVTPVVYTCRSGKQCGRLKNPKLVNRTNKCISESSSFFPKKSSFKDSSEHSAENNYPRWLTSRKSDLNVSGITSIPDSKYPVWLHSQDLLPDANGQQACKAFKEDQCSPRHSYQAQRTSRLTNKLDCFGYALEPSNFSNSLNVDKGLDNKYKCDLEHSHCQCENPLLQGQGKKPFSGDKIELLILKAKSNLEQSAEDLPRSVQKDDSPCSLDKLEAERSWENVPVPFKSPVPVSSEDSPPGSSRAKCANQVLEDFLNNDDQSCTLSGGRHHGPVEALKQMLFNLQAVQESFNQNKSTEPEEGLKQSSEDDFSTLQLRESMIPITKSLQKALHHLSRLRELVDDTSGKQPPKM; from the exons ATGGAAATAACCCATTTTGAGGAAGCCATGGCCAAACCCAACACGAAACACAGGACGTGTTCTCCGGGATCTTCAGTCTCTGCTCTGCTGGCAAGCTGTAACCTGAGTGGGAGTAATTCCTCCAACTCTGCCGGCTCGTTTCACTTCAAGAACAAGCTGTACAGTTCTGCCTCTGAGGCTCTCCAGGCCTATATTGAGGATTATGACCTAAGTCGGATGTATCCAGGCGCAGGTGCAAGCCCTGGGCGAGTGAGCGTCGACGAAGGGTCTACTCGGGCACGCCAGTTCTCCAGCCACGGTTATAAATCACACAATG CTTTTGAAAATCTTGATCGCATAAAGCAGTCCAACTCCTTAAACCTACCCAATAGAAGAGAGACTTTTAAAGACACAGACTCTATTAGCCTAACAACTGATGATCTGTTGAAACTTCCAGCGGATGGATCACTGGATCTCACTTACATCCGACCAGGGCATCGAGCgagcaagaaaaacaagaaaagcttCGGAAGATTGGGTTCACTGAGCGTGGAACAGAATTCAGATTTCCGGgaccctgccactcccatggacAAAGACAAATTAGTCACTCCTGTTGTGTACACATGCAGAAGTGGAAAGCAGTGTGGGAGGCTAAAAAACCCAAAACTTGTGAATAGAACCAATAAATGCATTTCTGAATCATCTTCCTTTTTTCCCAAGAAGTCATCTTTCAAGGACAGTTCAGAACACAGCGCTGAGAACAATTATCCAAGGTGGCTCACAAGCCGGAAATCCGACCTGAATGTCTCAGGAATCACTAGCATACCTGATTCCAAATATCCAGTCTGGCTCCACAGTCAAGATTTGCTACCTGACGCGAACGGTCAGCAGGCTTGTAAAGCATTTAAGGAAGATCAGTGTTCCCCTAGACACAGTTATCAGGCACAAAGAACTTCTCGGCTAACGAATAAATTGGATTGTTTTGGATATGCTCTGGAACCCTCAAACTTTTCCAATTCCTTGAATGTTGATAAAGGACTAGATAATAAGTACAAATGTGATCTTGAACATAGCCACTGTCAATGTGAAAATCCACTGCTCCAAGGACAAGGAAAAAAGCCATTCAGTG GTGACAAAATTGAATTGCTTATCCTGAAGGCCAAGAGCAATCTAGAGCAGAGTGCTGAAGACTTACCAAGGTCTGTGCAGAAGGATGACAGTCCTTGCTCGTTAGATAAACTTGAAGCAGAGCGATCGTGGGAAAATGTTCCTGTTCCTTT CAAATCTCCTGTCCCTGTTAGCTCTGAAGATAGTCCTCCTGGAAGTTCAAGGGCCAAGTGTGCTAATCAGGTTCTTGAAGACTTCTTAAATAATGACGATCAG AGTTGTACCCTTTCTGGAGGCAGACACCATGGTCCTGTTGAAGCCCTGAAACAAATGTTATTTAATCTTCAAGCAGTACAAGAAAGTTTTAATCAGAATAAAAGTACAGAGCCAGAAGAAGGACTCAAGCAG